The region tcttttcactcgTCTCGACTTATTTCGCCCACGCTTATTGATGATAGGTTCTCCTTGTGCAGTTATATATACTTTGGAAAAAGAGTAcctcttatttttaatgaaatttatttgtacattattattattgtgtgtgttgatcgtaattaaatatattcttaaaaaagaaatttgtaataatgaatatttatcttaagaaTAATTGTTTTGGACAAAATggcatcaaatttaattattttatgattttacgttttttttttttttattacaatttattgcaTCAAGAAGGCGAAATAACTGAATgattgatgtaaaatataaggTAGCTGTAAGTTTCATAagcttatttaatatataattaatatattttattttttacgaaacgaaatattattttcatttagttTTGCGAAAActaaatgagattaaaaattgaattgtttatcttttaaaaagagacaaataattttctttggcacttgtgaaaaatgatttctatgaaaaatatttctagttttttgaaactatacaaaaatttaaacgacTTAAAAGTCTAATAACGACTAAATCGTTAAGAGTAAATCTGAAAACTTTAGTCTCCAACTGTGCAGCAAGCTGCAATGTAATGATTTAATACCTGCCAAGGTTAACGCAACTCGCAACAATTCCTTGATTCGACTTTCTTAAATTTACTGTATTATCACTGAGATATATagcattttttacttttaaatgtaGCACTCCAAAAAGTGAAACATAAAACGAAGAAGCAAAGTGTGAATGAGTGTTTCACtgattttcgataaaatattgtcgttgcttcaataaaatacattttcactgattctgataaaaaagattCTGCGCTAATcttatgcataataaaaaaaatcaaattagatTAATGGATAAGGAAAAGGGAACGACGAAAAAGAACACGATGTTGCGCCAAGTTTCTAGTCGAGATCCCCGTGCGGTGATTCGAACGCTGCTTGCTTATCGAACTGACAACAATGAAACACCGCGCAGCTTCAGCGCGGTATCTCCCCGCACGGCTTGGGTCCTCTCCCGCGATCGTAGAACGGAAGTCGAGGATAGGCGGAGTTGGTTTGGACCAATCGTCGAGATACGCGCCTCCCACAGTGTCAGCTGTTCTCTGCGGACTGTCACGCGTCGGCGTGGAGACTCTGGTGCAGCATCGTCCTTTCTTCCTTATCCGTCAGTCTGATTTGATATTATGACATTTGTAAACCATCCGCAACCGTCTCTATAATCAAAGCATCTAACCATCTAACTTCTCACTCTAGCATTtctaacaataataacaacaataacaataatgccAACAACGTCCATCTATTTGGAATTTAAATCAGCTTAAAATAGAATGTAAATTTCTTACATtcttatatagttttttttttataaaaaatatagagtcGAGGGATAATTATAtagcatgaaaaaaaattttaaatttactatttACTTAGGaagtttatgtatataatgtataatgagaaatattttttattagaataaatctTTCGTAAACctcaatttaattgaaaaacaataGAAGCCATAATCGTAATTCTTATGGTCTATATTACaatgaattatattcttaGTGCGACTgtcattaaaaactttaataaaaattttaatcatatttgattttaataaaaatctgaatcATAGTTccataataaacaaattagttaatttataatatctgtttatacatattttataaacacacagtctgttcatatattaatacaatatttcttatattttacctgacatattatttaagtaatatgGCAAATAATAGGAaacattctttaaaataaataaagttttttaaatttcttcaacTTGTCACAAAAAAAACCAggataatattttccaattttctcttctcttttttatatataagtaaaacgTTATCAAACTGTTCCTGCTTTCAATTTGCAGGTGGCTACAATCATCTTCGCAGTCCCGTGTGCCAAGACGAAAGTCAAAGAGACGAAACGTCGCCACCACCTCACAGCCATAACACCCAACCGCCAACCTCCCATTCTAGCACTCCTAacagtaataataacaataacaacaataataatgccAACAGTGCATACATCCATCTACGGAATTTAAATCAGCTCAAAACGGAATGtaagtttcttattttatacagagtgttttattcatttcgattattaattaattttgcattatagtataagtatatatatttcattttttctccaAACTTTTCTTCGTTTAATTGGTCGAAAGCGTTTTAACTAAAAATCTTTGCTCTATTTAAAacctatttattaatagatacaagatattgtaaaaagataaaactcttttttgcgattaaaaaacaatatcaaagatttttcttgcagcaatcaaatatttgttaattgattttctacataattataaaataccaatcaaaattttatagattttatttcttcacaCACATAGAtcttatatctaaataatttttataataatattcaaatttctttatgctttcttttttgtatactgttataaaactatatcttaattattgaatatgtaATGAactctatgaaaaatataatatgaaaaaaataatttatagcgaACTACAGTAATCACCACATAGCGGAGCACCTCCAGAGTGGTGGTGGTGGCCTGGGTAGCGGGAGTGATCTCGGGGGTACAGGGAGCAACGAGAGCGACCTGAGAGTCGGCGCAAACGCTACAGACAGTTACATGACGCCGGCACACTATTCCGGATACGACGAGGCCTCCGAATATCACAGCTTATCGCAGGATCATCAGGCGCCGCATCCTTACAATTTGGATAATTCACCAGACTTTTACGGTGCCAGTGGGATCCACATCGAGCCCAAGTATCAACCATCACCATTCAAAAACTATCCTCGAGGTTCGTAAGTGTGACTGAAATCAGTTAATGCACAGAAGATGTAATTTCTGTCGAAAGAGTACATTAACATAAAgtcattttttaagaatttgtttaatatctaattagaAAACcacttcaataataaattcattatatacaGATGCTAGAACGATAtgagtattaataaaaattattgaactgACATCTGCTCTCTGCAGGAGGACGTTATCACGAAGGTTACAGCGAGAGCGGCGGATACGGCCAATACGATGCAACGCCGTTCCAAACAGTTCCCGGAAGCGGGAGCGGTGCTGGAGGCGGCAGCGTCGGCGGTGAACAATGGGGTGTTGGACTTCCGGATCATTTGCCTCATCATCCCGCATTTCTTGCGGGACTCGGACCACGGGACTCCTCCAATCCTCATCATCCCACATCTATTACCAATAATGCGGACCAAAAACCATTACTGCAAAGTCCTATGCTCGCCAGTTACGCAGgtaaattattcgaatttgATTGACGTTTCATCACAATTCTTTTCAagttttcaaatctttttaatctctAAATGACTACgcaaatacattttctttttatcagtatttaaaaaatctctataaattattaataagcataGAGAAAACGAAATAATATCGCGGACTTTATAGCtagatattttaacaattattccacaacttgatattttaataatcaacacTAATCGAATgtgtaaaatgttatataggCGGACCATGTTTCACTGGATCAGGTCCAATTCAACTCTGGCAATTTCTGCTGGAGCTGTTAACTGATAAGTCGTGTCAGGGTTTCATCTCGTGGACCGGCGACGGTTGGGAATTCAAACTAACCGATCCGGACGAAGTTGCGCGCCGTTGGGGTGTTCGCAAGAATAAACCCAAGATGAATTACGAGAAGCTGAGCCGAGGTTTACGCTATTATTATGACAAGAACATTATACACAAAACTGCTGGCAAACGATACGTGTATCGCTTTGTATGTGACTTACAAAGTCTATTAGGGTAAGTTTAGTACATATAgtgaagttatttaaattttatataatttacacataaacgcatatattatatatacaatatataatacttttcattgataaatttaattgcaattcttgctgagaaaactattttaagaaatttttatattttatatatatttttacaatttagaaatttaatattatgtaaaaattggaAGTATGGGGTGGAAAATAACCATTTGCTAGGGGTCCAGAGAaaaatgcaacatttttttacctGAATGTGGCCGAACATTTTGGGTCGATCttgcaattttgtttaaaaagtgTTAAACGATATGTAAATCTaacttatttcaaaatttattaaaattctttcccAAAAGATTAAAGAGACTGGTATTTCCTACGCacgttgcatttttttctggaTCCCTAGCAAATGGTTATTTTCCACcccatataatataaattatcgtgttattttcttttgcgaTATTTACAGACTTAGTCCTGAGGAGTTACATGCAATGGTAGACTTGAAACCcgagaagaaggaagaagacTGAGTTTTTGTTAATGAGCATGCTTTAGAGGACTGTGTCACacttataaaagaaatgtaataatacaaattctctctctctatctctctctttctctctttctttgcaTTTAAGCATGCaagaacaaagaaaaatgGGAGGACAAAGTATCTATGCAATGATATCACTATGaaataactatattaaatacagAAGACTGTGATAAGAGCGTCTTCTTTGTTTAGATGTAACAAAATCGAATCGGTCGTGTGTACCAAAGACAGGGTCTGCATACCATTGGTGCCTAAAGTTGAATAAATCGCGAATTTGTTTCTAAGTGATTGATTTGTCAAGCAAGttttagagaatatttataGGAATAATTCgtcaatttatacatatatatatataaatatatttttaatgttacatgATTTTTCAACGCTACTACAGCGTCAAGATACTTGGTGATGCcgctaaattatttatgtctcATCATTTTAACATGTGTGTTATATCTCGTTGATAGATGACTCGATATGTGATTGTTATTaccataattttacaataaacacattatacaatatactaCGTAGCGAGCTTCTCAATTCgatattttctctcatatgcttttttttctatgtatagattaatttagattataattcttaaCTACGTACTTTTCTTTCAAGAGCTCGCTTCTTCAAAAGAAAgaagacatatatattttatatattatttcttaattattaaatgtatattctgGCATGTACGCTCGCggtatattgaatatatttaatatttttaatcgcgcaataaaaaaaaactgttatacATGTAATCCGAGGCGGAAAAGCGTTGCTAATGAAAGGAGTATGctgttaatttaatgttaatatctttccgtaaaaataatgtttattaaatttagctTTTGTTTGTTGAAGTACTctcattgaaaaattgtacGCTTATGATTTTGAAGACATTGcagatgaatatttataaaaaggaaaaaaagaagggcCATGTGCAACCAGTGTTCCATGTACTTGCAAATATAAAGGAAGCTCTTATTCACACGttccgcttttttttttttttttaattatacatattatgaaGAAGAAGATGATTGAATATGACGATTAAATTACGCTTACATTATatcattctaattaatttgtacaaaatttatatttttcactttttttatttatattatttatatatatatttatcgtttttaGATAGATTCAACAAATATAGACTTATCAAATTTAGATTTCAtctgaatctttttttttctcatggaACACTGGGTAATGCAATTGTAtcaaatatacacatttatatgtatgtgtaactattttacaatttactatgcaaaaattatattaatgtttctatcagaaagaaaatattatattgaatataaatgatgCGCAAGATATATTAATGGCATAAAAATTGACAGATTGAAGCATGAGcaacatattttgtattttccaCGTGTTTTATATCtagaaatatatgcatatgtatatgtatatatacatacatataattatatgtatgtatatgatttaaactatttttgtaTCTGCTGTGTTTGTTAAGTTTCCATGtaccaaaataatttaataacgctacaaaatgataaaagaaacaGCGTAGtatctttatacataattaacagTATACTAATTTCAAATGATCGTTTGGGAATTTATTACGTTGACGAGGATTGTTGAAGAGAAGTATGAAATCgatagcaatttttattaaggtcTCTTGTTAAAAGCTATCAAGATTATCTAATTACTTTTTAGCGCGATAATCGTTATGATTAAAGTTTCTCCTAGTTGTGTCGCGACCggatgttataaattatattaaatactctTAGAGAGAGTCCCTAAAAATATGAGACGGAAGAATACAATGTATAAAGCTACTcgaatgttaatattaagttATCCACGGTCTTGGcacttgttatattaaaagagagcCATACTTCTTTCCCAGGATTATATATAGCATTTTGAAAGAGATACGAATGCAGAAACTTTTTAGtagatgcaataaaaaaaagaataaagagatttttataaataccttTGACACCAATTGTTATTTACTTGTTTCCTGCTCGCCTGTTATACACATTATTGCACTTTGAACTATTTCATATTGAAAATTGTGCaacaataaatagatatatcgaGCTCTATAATGTCTTGTACATTATAGAACGAGTTTCAAGCGAAAATGACgcaacacataaaaaaaaggatacatacaaacatatatgcTAATATATTTAGAGTAGGATTTGCTGTTTGGTTGatactatttattatcatcgtaGACAAAAACATTGACTTGCAAAAAGTTTGAAGATTTTAAACAATACAAGGATAGATCTCGccttttctacatttttatacatatgtttgtactctctttttaaatatgtattagtcttttattatatttttttgtttcctttacatctgtattttttaataggatttaatagattttgcaAACTGCcgattgtattaaattttgattcagCGCCATGTATGATAGacactctaaaaaaaaaaactgagtgGCGCGAATCTGTTGTGTTTCTAATTGTTTagattttgttacaaaatttacagaaCAATGCGGCACTTTGCGGGATTAAATGCAGAAACATTAACGGGATCGAACCTTGCATCTTTCGTACAATGTATCTTAGAACTGGTATGTcatgaatatgtaataatctttctataattttattagaaaatgagTAATCTGCGCACGTTGCGTTCTTATGGTTAACAATAAGTACTTACGCCgtgttttcaaattttggctaataaaaacgataataaaaatattagacttTGAAAGCGTAATTACTTGTATTTCAGCAATTACGCCTTTAAAtagtttgaattaataatttattattacagattaCTATTTATGTATtgcattcttatttttttaaatatacaaaccaTATTGTTTTAAAGAGAAAGCATACCAAAAGTATGCTTTCgtcactttatttattatatatacatattttacatatatttactccAATCAAGCAAAGACTGAATGatgatatgcatataaaacgATAGCACTAATTTTTATAGGTAACAAATTCTGTGATTGCACACGCTACAGCAATTGCAATAAGAATCCATGCGGGGAAACGCGAAGTTCAAGTAATCGATAACGGCATTGGAATGTCAAAAGATTTCCTGCAACATATTGCAGAATATAATGATGCAAAGACTGTGGGTGGTCAGcaacaaatatatgaattaattaaatcgaacAATCGTACATTGACGAATATCCGTCGCCTATCTGACGGTCTCACCGTTTCTTCAAAACATCGATATTCTGTAGATACATTTATGAAggtatattattgtaatcgttaatttattatataatgtatttaataattaaacaattaattaaaagataagttctatagaaaaacatatttctattttttaacgttttatatacatttatttattttttattacattctttaattttataaaagatggatacagtctttatatatatacataattttttttattaaagatatttacgaTCGATTCAGCTCCTAGTCTAGTACAAATAGAACAAAGACCTTCGGATGGCACCAccgtatctatatataatttccatgAAGTATCATTGAGTGAAAAATGGGATATGTCTActgtttgcttttttattgcgGCTGTAGctgttacaaaattaaaagtatgacttaatttatatctttaacatcaatgaaattatttcctttttcgtgaatataataattttctattgagATGCAATTAGGTGTCGTTCTCGATTAGAGACGAAGAACGAAGGAAGATTGTCTTGAGAATTGCAAAACCGCACAGCCCAATTCAAGTATTAAGaacattttttggaaaaaatttgaatgattTATGGCTGATACAATGCAAATCAGaatcaaataatatgaattatcaTGGTTACATAGGATTATGCGGTAAAAACGTGGCACaatggatatttttaaatcacagaTTAATCTATTGCCCTCTCATCTtggagttaattaaaattgcctTCGAAAATAGAAACGATTTATCTTCTAATCGGGAATTCAGTGCGCAAAATTtacgtgataaaaatttatttatcctacttttttttacactttcgCCGAgggaattcatattttttagtgaaaatggaaaaagacATGTTATGTTTTATGATATGCAAAAGATATTaag is a window of Cataglyphis hispanica isolate Lineage 1 chromosome 4, ULB_Chis1_1.0, whole genome shotgun sequence DNA encoding:
- the LOC126848786 gene encoding ETS-like protein pointed isoform X4, giving the protein MCSDYAKSALMYVDYGGDAYAGMGIKAMKSFGRPKDMPAQVLPLTPGTNKKMTEVLDTIFASWEKERLRLNITEDPRQWSEAAVANWLQWAVGEFSVQSVAMQPWQHMTGKQICAMGKESFLARATSFIGDILWEHLETLQKNVDAAKASLENVPASLYESVCVPDLGDFVGYQGAGHQVATPEHKNPPTPANSATSNSSGPPQSGTQQQPPIHSSDAMSLPSRQYHNDGGYNHLRSPVCQDESQRDETSPPPHSHNTQPPTSHSSTPNSNNNNNNNNNANSAYIHLRNLNQLKTESNYSNHHIAEHLQSGGGGLGSGSDLGGTGSNESDLRVGANATDSYMTPAHYSGYDEASEYHSLSQDHQAPHPYNLDNSPDFYGASGIHIEPKYQPSPFKNYPRGGRYHEGYSESGGYGQYDATPFQTVPGSGSGAGGGSVGGEQWGVGLPDHLPHHPAFLAGLGPRDSSNPHHPTSITNNADQKPLLQSPMLASYAGGPCFTGSGPIQLWQFLLELLTDKSCQGFISWTGDGWEFKLTDPDEVARRWGVRKNKPKMNYEKLSRGLRYYYDKNIIHKTAGKRYVYRFVCDLQSLLGLSPEELHAMVDLKPEKKEED
- the LOC126848786 gene encoding ETS-like protein pointed isoform X2, whose amino-acid sequence is MDMESLYDYVEEDQDFYEETPATRKGGYPIDHRSIKRDVRSMGSFLANGITDGSGMLTIMTKLKQELFSDAEEESLVPNLPGRDTSMQKVPSVSDLSDLESSLDMPAQVLPLTPGTNKKMTEVLDTIFASWEKERLRLNITEDPRQWSEAAVANWLQWAVGEFSVQSVAMQPWQHMTGKQICAMGKESFLARATSFIGDILWEHLETLQKNVDAAKASLENVPASLYESVCVPDLGDFVGYQGAGHQVATPEHKNPPTPANSATSNSSGPPQSGTQQQPPIHSSDAMSLPSRQYHNDGGYNHLRSPVCQDESQRDETSPPPHSHNTQPPTSHSSTPNSNNNNNNNNNANSAYIHLRNLNQLKTESNYSNHHIAEHLQSGGGGLGSGSDLGGTGSNESDLRVGANATDSYMTPAHYSGYDEASEYHSLSQDHQAPHPYNLDNSPDFYGASGIHIEPKYQPSPFKNYPRGGRYHEGYSESGGYGQYDATPFQTVPGSGSGAGGGSVGGEQWGVGLPDHLPHHPAFLAGLGPRDSSNPHHPTSITNNADQKPLLQSPMLASYAGGPCFTGSGPIQLWQFLLELLTDKSCQGFISWTGDGWEFKLTDPDEVARRWGVRKNKPKMNYEKLSRGLRYYYDKNIIHKTAGKRYVYRFVCDLQSLLGPEELHAMVDLKPEKKEED
- the LOC126848786 gene encoding ETS-like protein pointed isoform X5, whose translation is MDMESLYDYVEEDQDFYEETPATRKGGYPIDHRSIKRDVRSMGSFLANGITDGSGMLTIMTKLKQELFSDAEEESLVPNLPGRDTSMQKVPSVSDLSDLESSLDMPAQVLPLTPGTNKKMTEVLDTIFASWEKERLRLNITEDPRQWSEAAVANWLQWAVGEFSVQSVAMQPWQHMTGKQICAMGKESFLARATSFIGDILWEHLETLQKSGYNHLRSPVCQDESQRDETSPPPHSHNTQPPTSHSSTPNSNNNNNNNNNANSAYIHLRNLNQLKTESNYSNHHIAEHLQSGGGGLGSGSDLGGTGSNESDLRVGANATDSYMTPAHYSGYDEASEYHSLSQDHQAPHPYNLDNSPDFYGASGIHIEPKYQPSPFKNYPRGGRYHEGYSESGGYGQYDATPFQTVPGSGSGAGGGSVGGEQWGVGLPDHLPHHPAFLAGLGPRDSSNPHHPTSITNNADQKPLLQSPMLASYAGGPCFTGSGPIQLWQFLLELLTDKSCQGFISWTGDGWEFKLTDPDEVARRWGVRKNKPKMNYEKLSRGLRYYYDKNIIHKTAGKRYVYRFVCDLQSLLGLSPEELHAMVDLKPEKKEED
- the LOC126848786 gene encoding ETS-like protein pointed isoform X1, with the translated sequence MDMESLYDYVEEDQDFYEETPATRKGGYPIDHRSIKRDVRSMGSFLANGITDGSGMLTIMTKLKQELFSDAEEESLVPNLPGRDTSMQKVPSVSDLSDLESSLDMPAQVLPLTPGTNKKMTEVLDTIFASWEKERLRLNITEDPRQWSEAAVANWLQWAVGEFSVQSVAMQPWQHMTGKQICAMGKESFLARATSFIGDILWEHLETLQKNVDAAKASLENVPASLYESVCVPDLGDFVGYQGAGHQVATPEHKNPPTPANSATSNSSGPPQSGTQQQPPIHSSDAMSLPSRQYHNDGGYNHLRSPVCQDESQRDETSPPPHSHNTQPPTSHSSTPNSNNNNNNNNNANSAYIHLRNLNQLKTESNYSNHHIAEHLQSGGGGLGSGSDLGGTGSNESDLRVGANATDSYMTPAHYSGYDEASEYHSLSQDHQAPHPYNLDNSPDFYGASGIHIEPKYQPSPFKNYPRGGRYHEGYSESGGYGQYDATPFQTVPGSGSGAGGGSVGGEQWGVGLPDHLPHHPAFLAGLGPRDSSNPHHPTSITNNADQKPLLQSPMLASYAGGPCFTGSGPIQLWQFLLELLTDKSCQGFISWTGDGWEFKLTDPDEVARRWGVRKNKPKMNYEKLSRGLRYYYDKNIIHKTAGKRYVYRFVCDLQSLLGLSPEELHAMVDLKPEKKEED
- the LOC126848786 gene encoding ETS-like protein pointed isoform X3, which translates into the protein MGSFLANGITDGSGMLTIMTKLKQELFSDAEEESLVPNLPGRDTSMQKVPSVSDLSDLESSLDMPAQVLPLTPGTNKKMTEVLDTIFASWEKERLRLNITEDPRQWSEAAVANWLQWAVGEFSVQSVAMQPWQHMTGKQICAMGKESFLARATSFIGDILWEHLETLQKNVDAAKASLENVPASLYESVCVPDLGDFVGYQGAGHQVATPEHKNPPTPANSATSNSSGPPQSGTQQQPPIHSSDAMSLPSRQYHNDGGYNHLRSPVCQDESQRDETSPPPHSHNTQPPTSHSSTPNSNNNNNNNNNANSAYIHLRNLNQLKTESNYSNHHIAEHLQSGGGGLGSGSDLGGTGSNESDLRVGANATDSYMTPAHYSGYDEASEYHSLSQDHQAPHPYNLDNSPDFYGASGIHIEPKYQPSPFKNYPRGGRYHEGYSESGGYGQYDATPFQTVPGSGSGAGGGSVGGEQWGVGLPDHLPHHPAFLAGLGPRDSSNPHHPTSITNNADQKPLLQSPMLASYAGGPCFTGSGPIQLWQFLLELLTDKSCQGFISWTGDGWEFKLTDPDEVARRWGVRKNKPKMNYEKLSRGLRYYYDKNIIHKTAGKRYVYRFVCDLQSLLGLSPEELHAMVDLKPEKKEED
- the LOC126848786 gene encoding ETS-like protein pointed isoform X6 yields the protein MPAQVLPLTPGTNKKMTEVLDTIFASWEKERLRLNITEDPRQWSEAAVANWLQWAVGEFSVQSVAMQPWQHMTGKQICAMGKESFLARATSFIGDILWEHLETLQKNVDAAKASLENVPASLYESVCVPDLGDFVGYQGAGHQVATPEHKNPPTPANSATSNSSGPPQSGTQQQPPIHSSDAMSLPSRQYHNDGGYNHLRSPVCQDESQRDETSPPPHSHNTQPPTSHSSTPNSNNNNNNNNNANSAYIHLRNLNQLKTESNYSNHHIAEHLQSGGGGLGSGSDLGGTGSNESDLRVGANATDSYMTPAHYSGYDEASEYHSLSQDHQAPHPYNLDNSPDFYGASGIHIEPKYQPSPFKNYPRGGRYHEGYSESGGYGQYDATPFQTVPGSGSGAGGGSVGGEQWGVGLPDHLPHHPAFLAGLGPRDSSNPHHPTSITNNADQKPLLQSPMLASYAGGPCFTGSGPIQLWQFLLELLTDKSCQGFISWTGDGWEFKLTDPDEVARRWGVRKNKPKMNYEKLSRGLRYYYDKNIIHKTAGKRYVYRFVCDLQSLLGLSPEELHAMVDLKPEKKEED